In Sutterella faecalis, a genomic segment contains:
- a CDS encoding TrkH family potassium uptake protein, translating into MLTTLRVLLLPVLNALGPVLMAFAGIMLIPAVYSWTEKDGAVMDFIMGAGITAGAGLLLTLTLFRFRQELTARHGFLLVTLSWALIAAFAAIPLMLHMPELGFERAYFETMSCLTTTGATVLTGLDELPHSMNGWRCFLSWLGGMGIIVMSVAILPLLGVGGAQVMKAETSGPLKETRLTPRIAETARSLYLIYFGISVACAIAYHFAGMHWRDAVMHMMTTVSLSGIAAHDASFGFFNSAAVDAVAVLFMVICGFSFTLHFVAWRRHDPLVYLRNPEALAWLGLLLVLVAAATPILYLSGSASSVPEALRAAAFSIVSAASTTGYATSDWSLWPCGLPAVLLLSSAVATCAGSTGGGLKMIRVLILIKQAKREFRLLLYPNAVSPITVGDAAIPNHIVFAVLGYTLLWSFSVLAGALALLATGLGSLESWSAAVACITNLGPGLGAVGPVGNYQGLTALQLDILTFLMMIGRLEIFTVFVLFTRAFWRT; encoded by the coding sequence ATGCTCACGACTCTGCGCGTACTGCTCCTTCCGGTACTGAATGCACTCGGTCCCGTGCTGATGGCCTTTGCAGGCATCATGCTGATTCCAGCTGTCTACAGCTGGACAGAAAAGGATGGCGCCGTCATGGACTTCATCATGGGTGCGGGCATCACAGCGGGTGCCGGGCTGCTCCTCACTCTGACCCTCTTCCGCTTCCGCCAAGAGCTCACCGCACGCCACGGCTTTCTCCTCGTCACGCTTTCCTGGGCGCTGATTGCAGCATTTGCAGCGATTCCGCTTATGCTGCACATGCCGGAGCTTGGTTTCGAACGAGCATACTTCGAGACCATGTCCTGTCTCACGACGACCGGCGCCACAGTGCTAACAGGACTCGACGAACTGCCGCACTCCATGAACGGCTGGCGATGCTTTCTTTCCTGGCTGGGCGGCATGGGCATCATCGTCATGTCCGTCGCCATCCTTCCGCTTCTCGGCGTTGGCGGCGCTCAGGTCATGAAGGCGGAGACGAGCGGTCCTCTCAAGGAAACACGTCTTACTCCCCGCATTGCAGAAACCGCGCGATCGCTCTACCTCATCTACTTCGGAATTTCCGTTGCCTGTGCGATTGCCTACCATTTCGCAGGAATGCACTGGCGCGATGCCGTCATGCACATGATGACGACGGTGAGTCTATCGGGCATTGCCGCACATGATGCGAGCTTCGGCTTCTTCAATAGCGCAGCAGTGGATGCCGTTGCCGTTCTCTTCATGGTGATCTGCGGCTTCAGCTTCACGCTTCACTTCGTTGCCTGGCGCAGGCATGACCCTCTCGTCTATCTGCGCAACCCTGAGGCACTCGCCTGGCTCGGACTCCTCCTGGTCCTGGTTGCCGCGGCAACACCGATACTCTATCTTTCCGGATCAGCCTCAAGCGTTCCGGAAGCGTTGCGCGCAGCAGCCTTCTCCATCGTGAGCGCAGCCTCTACAACAGGCTACGCGACCTCGGACTGGTCTCTCTGGCCCTGTGGACTTCCTGCTGTTCTGCTGCTCAGTTCCGCAGTCGCTACCTGTGCGGGCTCCACCGGCGGGGGCCTGAAAATGATTCGAGTGCTCATCCTCATCAAGCAGGCAAAGCGCGAATTCAGGCTGCTGCTTTATCCGAATGCAGTCTCCCCCATAACCGTCGGCGACGCGGCCATTCCGAACCACATTGTCTTCGCGGTCCTCGGATACACACTGCTCTGGAGCTTTTCCGTTCTTGCGGGTGCCCTTGCTCTGCTGGCGACAGGGCTGGGATCCCTCGAGTCCTGGTCTGCGGCAGTCGCTTGCATTACGAACCTCGGCCCCGGACTCGGCGCCGTAGGCCCGGTTGGGAACTACCAGGGCCTCACTGCGCTGCAGCTCGATATCCTTACCTTCCTGATGATGATCGGCCGACTTGAGATCTTCACTGTTTTCGTGCTTTTCACCCGGGCATTCTGGCGAACCTGA
- a CDS encoding DUF1840 domain-containing protein has product MGNDAETSCYHGIRLPNDKMKLSLSGSLAFRELPASLDACFAFLMRRGFSDYRDINSKMALVQFSCVATGPFIAFRETVERIFKAIGEPFHEKGGFMAEDLPDVLRRLDEAAAADKAKAAQLEAEREKRLREGSYENEIRMLEAEREDEEKKKNREDSIRLYQRMVPLQDMIRRAIRHKKPIMWTTLGH; this is encoded by the coding sequence ATGGGCAATGATGCAGAGACCAGTTGTTACCACGGCATCAGACTCCCCAACGATAAAATGAAATTGAGTTTGTCCGGGAGTTTAGCATTCAGAGAACTTCCGGCATCTCTGGACGCGTGCTTTGCATTCCTGATGCGGCGCGGATTTTCAGACTATAGGGATATCAATTCAAAAATGGCTTTGGTTCAGTTCAGCTGTGTGGCTACCGGCCCCTTCATCGCTTTCCGTGAAACGGTCGAACGTATCTTCAAGGCAATCGGCGAGCCTTTCCACGAAAAGGGAGGCTTTATGGCGGAGGACCTGCCGGACGTTCTCAGAAGACTTGACGAAGCTGCAGCGGCGGATAAGGCAAAAGCCGCCCAACTCGAGGCAGAACGGGAAAAGCGTCTGCGGGAAGGTTCCTATGAGAATGAAATCCGCATGCTAGAAGCTGAGCGCGAGGATGAGGAAAAAAAGAAGAATCGTGAAGATTCCATTCGTCTTTATCAGCGAATGGTTCCGCTTCAGGACATGATCCGTCGCGCCATCAGGCATAAGAAGCCCATCATGTGGACGACGCTTGGACATTGA
- a CDS encoding PTS sugar transporter subunit IIA: MVTTGLCIIAHAPLASALKTCAQHIYSMTGDISADQIVAYDVPPEVDASEGLAHAQELLKTLFGQAEGVVVFTDLTGATPGNIARKLLEDPRVRVVSGTNLPAIIAALNAPADASVAQVATIAEAAARASLGALSDN; this comes from the coding sequence GTGGTAACAACTGGTCTCTGCATCATTGCCCATGCGCCTTTGGCCTCGGCGCTAAAAACCTGTGCTCAACATATCTACAGCATGACGGGCGACATTTCCGCTGATCAGATCGTTGCCTATGATGTGCCACCTGAAGTAGACGCCTCTGAAGGGCTCGCTCACGCACAGGAACTCCTCAAAACGCTTTTCGGGCAGGCTGAAGGCGTCGTTGTGTTTACAGACCTGACAGGGGCAACCCCAGGAAACATTGCACGCAAGCTTCTTGAGGATCCCCGCGTTCGCGTGGTGAGCGGAACCAATCTTCCCGCGATCATCGCTGCGCTCAACGCGCCGGCTGATGCCTCTGTGGCGCAGGTAGCCACGATTGCCGAAGCCGCTGCCAGAGCCAGCCTCGGCGCTCTCTCCGACAATTAA
- a CDS encoding HPr family phosphocarrier protein has translation MFEETLTLQNKLGLHARPSARLAKTASLFRSTITITHEKHTVDAKSILGLMTMALPCGSVVKIAADGPDEKDAVQTIADLFRDRFGEDE, from the coding sequence TTGTTCGAGGAAACGCTCACGCTTCAGAACAAGCTTGGTCTTCACGCACGCCCGTCGGCGCGCCTCGCGAAGACAGCCAGTCTCTTTCGCAGCACCATCACAATTACCCATGAAAAACACACTGTTGACGCCAAGTCCATTCTCGGGTTGATGACAATGGCGCTGCCGTGCGGAAGCGTGGTAAAGATTGCAGCCGACGGTCCGGATGAAAAAGATGCCGTGCAGACCATTGCCGACCTTTTTCGAGATCGCTTCGGTGAAGACGAATAA
- the ptsP gene encoding phosphoenolpyruvate--protein phosphotransferase has protein sequence MSSEEEIKVPASPDEKEKNGTEQVPQKEKESVLRGLTVCPGVAWGSGIQLMAGDLEIPQFPIDQTDVRGEIQRLRMAAASAVKQLERLGADLDEDTPAEAAAFLDVYRTILQDPTLITETAALIREKLVNAEWALSLRLEQIRRDFEQINDEYLRNRVEDITDVFQRIQRILAGRRSATSLLEAEEIEDSVILIADQLGPADMLQLRERDDLDIVGIVMETGSATSHSAILAASLGIPTLVGVANAIERIGTGHEILVDADAGIVNLTPSDEAKKNAARAMRARRQRNRQLVKLRGEDSVTLDGEAVELFANIALPDDLPEARKAGAAGVGLFRTEFLFLNREDLPSEEEQVEAYQKVIRGMRGRMTTIRTADIGGDKMLSRESLALLADSDFEEANPALGLRALRFCFAFRPLFITQLRALMRAATAGSVRLLLPMVSSSSDVHEVRACIEEAAAQLEAEGLRYRKNIPLGGMIELPAAVAGLSDLLPLLDFFSLGTNDLVQYTLAADRTNAYVSRYCDDCHPAVMRFIAESIRRVTAAGKEISVCGEMAGRPEMTPFFIGLGCSALSMDPAHIPTIKERIRALSAEDCEIFARGVLRRRSAESVREALADFNDSLKSIAQPSAASAG, from the coding sequence ATGAGCTCCGAAGAAGAAATTAAAGTCCCGGCTTCCCCGGACGAAAAAGAAAAAAACGGAACGGAACAGGTTCCTCAGAAGGAAAAAGAAAGCGTTCTTCGAGGACTTACCGTATGCCCGGGTGTTGCCTGGGGCAGCGGCATTCAGCTCATGGCGGGCGACCTGGAAATTCCTCAGTTCCCGATTGATCAGACCGATGTCCGCGGCGAGATCCAGCGCCTCCGGATGGCGGCGGCTTCTGCCGTAAAACAGCTCGAGAGACTTGGGGCAGACCTCGACGAAGATACTCCGGCGGAAGCTGCGGCTTTTCTGGATGTCTACCGGACAATCCTGCAGGATCCGACGCTTATCACGGAAACCGCTGCGCTTATCCGTGAAAAACTTGTTAATGCCGAATGGGCGCTTTCTCTTCGCCTCGAGCAGATCCGGCGCGATTTTGAACAAATCAACGACGAGTACCTGCGAAACCGCGTTGAAGACATCACCGACGTGTTCCAGCGCATTCAGCGCATCCTCGCCGGCCGCCGCTCCGCCACAAGCCTTCTTGAGGCCGAAGAGATTGAAGATTCCGTCATTCTGATTGCCGATCAGCTCGGGCCGGCGGACATGCTGCAGCTGCGGGAACGTGACGATCTGGATATCGTCGGCATCGTGATGGAAACCGGCAGCGCCACAAGCCATTCCGCGATTCTGGCTGCCAGCCTCGGCATTCCCACGCTTGTCGGCGTGGCGAATGCAATCGAACGCATCGGGACCGGGCACGAAATCCTTGTAGATGCCGATGCCGGCATCGTCAATCTCACCCCGTCCGATGAAGCAAAGAAGAACGCTGCCCGCGCCATGCGGGCCCGCAGACAGCGCAATCGCCAGCTTGTCAAACTGCGCGGCGAAGATTCGGTGACGCTCGATGGAGAAGCCGTAGAGCTTTTTGCCAACATTGCGCTTCCCGATGATCTTCCTGAAGCCCGCAAAGCCGGCGCTGCCGGCGTCGGCCTTTTCCGAACGGAATTTCTTTTCCTCAATAGGGAGGACCTGCCGAGCGAAGAAGAGCAGGTTGAGGCTTACCAGAAAGTGATCCGCGGCATGCGCGGGCGAATGACAACAATCCGCACTGCAGATATTGGCGGCGACAAGATGCTTTCACGCGAATCGCTGGCGCTTCTGGCGGATAGCGACTTTGAAGAAGCCAACCCTGCGCTTGGCCTGCGCGCACTGCGTTTCTGTTTTGCATTCCGTCCGCTCTTCATTACGCAGCTGCGAGCGCTCATGAGAGCCGCAACCGCAGGCAGCGTGAGGCTTTTGCTGCCGATGGTATCGAGCTCCTCAGATGTTCATGAGGTGCGTGCGTGCATTGAGGAAGCCGCCGCCCAGCTGGAAGCTGAAGGACTGCGCTACCGCAAGAACATTCCGCTCGGCGGCATGATTGAGCTTCCTGCTGCCGTTGCAGGTCTTTCAGACCTGCTGCCGCTCCTCGACTTCTTCTCCCTCGGGACGAATGACCTCGTGCAATACACGCTTGCAGCCGACCGCACCAATGCCTACGTTTCGCGCTACTGTGATGACTGCCATCCAGCGGTGATGCGCTTCATCGCCGAATCCATTCGCCGTGTAACCGCGGCCGGAAAAGAAATATCCGTCTGCGGTGAAATGGCCGGACGTCCCGAAATGACGCCCTTCTTCATTGGTCTCGGCTGCTCCGCGCTTTCCATGGATCCGGCACATATTCCGACGATCAAGGAACGGATCCGCGCCCTGAGTGCTGAAGATTGCGAAATCTTCGCCCGAGGCGTGCTGCGCCGCCGATCTGCGGAAAGCGTCCGGGAAGCGCTCGCCGACTTCAATGACTCCCTTAAGTCCATTGCCCAACCATCCGCGGCATCCGCCGGATAA
- a CDS encoding YecA/YgfB family protein: MANEYDRPLTDEEFVEIGELLASIPEPWESMEPDRMDGFLTAIVLLPEPVSPSSWMPLIFDEEGRPDAMLPNEADQHRLEDLVYRRYRTIENDLSQCRALDPIVYDVEDESGRPVGGWEAIAALEPFAAGFLEAMNRWPGLRETGSELVDSALLGILRHLPTELLGDMQEVKEELEFESPLENLKQATEDLAESVAEIASVTRGFTPRPEQNHKNIRRRH; the protein is encoded by the coding sequence ATGGCTAACGAATACGACAGGCCTCTCACTGACGAAGAGTTCGTAGAAATCGGCGAGCTTTTGGCTTCCATCCCGGAACCCTGGGAATCGATGGAACCTGACAGAATGGATGGTTTTCTTACAGCTATCGTCCTTCTCCCGGAACCCGTATCGCCAAGCTCCTGGATGCCGTTGATTTTCGACGAGGAAGGACGTCCTGACGCCATGCTTCCCAATGAAGCCGATCAGCATCGTCTTGAAGACCTTGTCTACCGCCGCTATCGGACGATCGAAAACGATCTGTCCCAGTGCCGGGCACTAGATCCCATCGTCTACGACGTGGAGGATGAGTCCGGGCGCCCGGTAGGCGGATGGGAAGCCATTGCCGCACTGGAACCTTTTGCTGCGGGCTTTCTTGAAGCCATGAACCGCTGGCCAGGTCTGCGCGAAACCGGCAGCGAGCTTGTCGACAGCGCTCTTCTTGGCATTCTTCGTCATCTTCCCACAGAGCTTCTTGGCGACATGCAGGAAGTGAAGGAAGAGCTCGAATTTGAGAGCCCGCTTGAAAACCTAAAGCAGGCAACGGAAGACCTTGCGGAAAGCGTTGCAGAAATCGCGTCCGTCACCCGAGGATTCACCCCCCGTCCCGAACAAAATCATAAAAATATCAGGCGCCGGCACTAA